A genomic window from Diospyros lotus cultivar Yz01 chromosome 2, ASM1463336v1, whole genome shotgun sequence includes:
- the LOC127793893 gene encoding uncharacterized protein LOC127793893 — protein sequence MEGLSYGTRSDGLERFGRERREPEDEIFEFAQETMEEEEEETTKSNLTAGLWRSDEEDDEETWVKSKKNKEKKQVFLQGYVEAANELDLKRGKSLTGEDLDELKGCLDLGFGFSYEEIPELYNTLPALELCYSTSQRFLDDHQKSADSPSSATETYSSPWGPIANWKISSPGHSTILYYIVFVAKPGMVYACVV from the exons aTGGAGGGCCTCTCGTATGGAACAAGATCCGACGGTTTGGAGAGGTTTGGCCGGGAAAGGAGAGAGCCagaggatgaaatttttgaatttgcaCAGGAAACaatggaggaggaagaagaggagacgACGAAGAGCAACCTAACAGCTGGGCTGTGGAGGAGCGACGAAGAAGACGACGAGGAGACATGGGTgaagagcaagaagaataaggagaagAAACAGGTGTTTCTTCAAGGCTATGTAGAGGCGGCTAATGAGCTTGATCTGAAGAGGGGGAAGAGCTTGACTGGTGAGGATCTAGATGAGTTGAAAGGGTGTCTGGATTTAGGGTTTGGATTCAGCTATGAAGAAATCCCTGAGCTCTATAACACCTTGCCGGCTCTTGAGCTTTGCTATTCAACGAGCCAAAGATTTCTTGATGACCACCAGAAGTCGGCGGACTCCCCGTCGTCGGCCACCGAGACGTACTCATCGCCGTGGGGGCCGATTGCCAACTGGAAGATCTCCAGTCCTG GACATTCCACCATTctatattatattgtatttgTAGCAAAGCCAGGAATGGTGTATGCATGCGTGGTTTAA